One part of the Homo sapiens chromosome 19, GRCh38.p14 Primary Assembly genome encodes these proteins:
- the ZNF568 gene encoding zinc finger protein 568 isoform 3 (isoform 3 is encoded by transcript variant 3), producing MKPAQRNLYRDVMLENYSNLVTVGCQVTKPDVIFKLEQEEEPWVMEEEMFGRHCPEVWEVDEQIKKQQETLVRKVTSISKKILIKEKVIECKKVAKIFPLSSDIVTSRQSFYDCDSLDKGLEHNLDLLRYEKGCVREKQSNEFGKPFYHCASYVVTPFKCNQCGQDFSHKFDLIRHERIHAGEKPYECKECGKAFSRKENLITHQKIHTGEKPYKCNECGKAFIQMSNLIRHHRIHTGEKPYACKDCWKAFSQKSNLIEHERIHTGEKPYECKECGKSFSQKQNLIEHEKIHTGEKPYACNECGRAFSRMSSVTLHMRSHTGEKPYKCNKCGKAFSQCSVFIIHMRSHTGEKPYVCSECGKAFSQSSSLTVHMRNHTAEKPYECKECGKAFSRKENLITHQKIHTGEKPYECSECGKAFIQMSNLIRHQRIHTGEKPYACTVCGKAFSQKSNLTEHEKIHTGEKPYHCNQCGKAFSQRQNLLEHEKIHTGEKPFKCNECGKAFSRISSLTLHVRSHTGEKPYECNKCGKAFSQCSLLIIHMRSHTGEKPFECNECGKAFSQRASLSIHKRGHTGERHQVY from the coding sequence AAGTTTGGGAAGTTGATGAACAGATCAAGAAGCAACAGGAAACACTTGTGAGGAAAGTCACATCCATCTCCAAGAAAATTCTGATAAAGGAAAAAGTCATTGAATGTAAAAAAGTTGCGAAAATATTTCCTCTGAGTTCAGACATTGTTACTTCAAGACAAAGCTTCTATGACTGTGACTCACTTGATAAGGGTTTGGAACATAATTTAGACTTACTTAGATATGAGAAAGGCTGTGTAAGAGAGAAACAGAGTAATGAGTTTGGGAAACCATTTTACCATTGTGCATCCTATGTTGTAACCCCCTTTAAGTGTAATCAGTGTGGACAAGACTTCAGTCATAAATTTGACCTCATTAGACATGAGCGAATTCatgctggagagaaaccttacgaatgtaaagaatgtggaaaagccttcagtAGGAAGGAAAATCTTATTACACatcagaaaattcatactgggGAAAAACCGTATaagtgtaatgaatgtggaaaagcttTCATTCAGATGTCAAACCTTATTAGACACCACAGAATTCATACTGGGGAGAAACCTTATGCATGTAAGGATTGTTGGAAAGCCTTCAGTCAGAAATCAAATCTCATTGAACATGAgcgaattcacactggagagaaaccctatgaatgtaaggaatgtgggaaatccTTCAGCCAGAAGCAAAATCTTATTGAGCACGAGAAAATTCATACTGGGGAGAAACCTTATGCATGTAATGAATGTGGTAGAGCTTTTTCTCGAATGTCATCTGTTACGCTACATATGAGAAGTCACACAggggagaaaccctataaatgtaataaatgtggAAAAGCTTTCTCTCAATGCTCAGTATTTATTATACATATGAGAAGtcacactggtgagaaaccctatgtatgtagtgaatgtgggaaagccttctcTCAGAGTTCATCCCTAACCGTACATATGCGAAATCATACAGctgagaaaccctatgaatgtaaggaatgtggaaaagccttcagcAGGAAAGAAAATCTCATTACACATCAgaaaattcacactggagagaaaccttatgaatgcagtgaatgtgggaaagcttttatTCAGATGTCAAACCTCATTCGACACCAGAGAATTCATACGGGTGAGAAACCCTATGCATGTACAGTATGTGGAAAAGCCTTTAGTCAGAAATCAAACCTCACTGAACAtgagaaaattcatactggagagaaaccttatcaTTGTAATCAATGTGGGAAAGCTTTCAGTCAGAGACAAAATCTTCTTGAGCATGaaaaaattcatactggagagaaaccattcaaatgtaatgaatgtggtaAAGCCTTCTCTCGAATCTCATCCCTCACTCTTCATGTGAGAAGTCACACaggggagaaaccctatgaatgtaataaatgtgggaaagccttttcTCAGTGCTCATTACTTATTATACATATGAGAAgtcatactggtgagaaaccctttgaatgtaatgaatgtgggaaagcatTCTCTCAAAGAGCATCCCTTTCTATACATAAGAGAGGTCATACAGGTGAGAGACACCAAgtatattaa